In Musa acuminata AAA Group cultivar baxijiao chromosome BXJ2-3, Cavendish_Baxijiao_AAA, whole genome shotgun sequence, the following proteins share a genomic window:
- the LOC103978468 gene encoding transcription factor-like protein DPB: MHANHSTNIPSGATDRTMIPKCEYVPNLINSSMQEDEIYEDPDSPAGKKKKAPRIKGWGLRRFSTIVCDKVKEKGRTTYNEVADEIIYELSSLEKKDLQFVFDEKNIRRRVYDAFNVLMAINVIAKDKKEIKWVGFPSTETEELAQIKEEKMKLLSKIEQKVNYLKELEEKFGDLHNLICRNRVAHKSASVSSEGIALPFLLVQTTPKATVEIEISEDMRSVNFEFNGTPFTLHDADSILRAMRRPTSVERGHDNNNSTESPELVADQNCQKLHPASSS, translated from the exons ATGCATGCCAACCATAGCACCAATATTCCTTCAGGAGCTACTGATCGAACGATGATACCAAAATGTGAGTATGTTCCAAATTTGATCAACTCAAGCATGCAAGAAGATGAGATATATGAAGATCCCGATAG TCCtgctggaaaaaagaaaaaagcaccACGAATCAAAGGTTGGGGCCTGCGCAGGTTCAGTACAATAG TGTGTGATAAGgtcaaggaaaagggaagaactaCTTATAATGAG GTTGCAGATGAAATTATATATGAGTTATCATCCCTGGAGAAAAAAGATCTGCAGTTTGTG TTTGATGAGAAAAATATTCGGCGGAGAGTTTATGATGCATTTAATGTTCTAATGGCAATTAACGTTATTGCCAAGGACAAAAAGGAGATCAAGTGGGTGGGTTTTCCTTCTACGGAAACTGAAGAGTTGGCACAAATAAAG GAAGAGAAAATGAAACTGCTAAGTAAGATCGAACAAAAAGTAAATTATCTAAAAGAACTGGAGGAGAAG TTTGGAGATCTCCATAATCTTATTTGCCGGAACCGAGTAGCACATAAGTCGGCAAGTGTTTCATCGGAAGGGATAGCTCTGCCATTTTTGTTGGTCCAG ACGACTCCAAAGGCCACGGTCGAGATTGAGATCTCAGAAGACATGCGGTCCGTGAACTTCGAGTTCAATGG AACCCCATTTACCTTGCACGATGCTGATTCCATCCTCAGAGCCATGAGGCGCCCCACATCAGTCGAAAGGGGTCATGACAACAATAATTCAACAGAGAGCCCAGAATTGGTCGCTGACCAAAATTGTCAGAAGCTTCACCCTGCTTCTTCGTCATGA